The following proteins are encoded in a genomic region of Streptomyces lunaelactis:
- a CDS encoding HAD family hydrolase → MSTPGTPSVIFDLDGTLVDSEPNYYEAGRRLLAEHGVADFSWEHHTRFIGIGTRETLEVLREEYGIEAPVDELLAGKNRHYLELARASTDVFPEMRKFVERLHTAGVPMAVASGSSRAAIEAVLAGTGLDAFIPTIVSAEEVAQGKPEPDVFVEAARRLGASPADCVVLEDAPPGAAAAHAAGMRCVAVPYVPGTAGDPAFLAAGLLFAGGQSEFTAQAAYDWLVVAEPSS, encoded by the coding sequence ATGAGCACTCCGGGTACCCCTTCGGTCATCTTCGATCTCGACGGCACGCTCGTGGACAGCGAGCCGAACTACTACGAGGCGGGGCGCCGCCTCCTGGCCGAGCACGGCGTGGCGGACTTCAGCTGGGAGCACCACACGCGGTTCATCGGCATCGGGACGCGGGAGACGCTGGAGGTGCTGCGCGAGGAGTACGGGATCGAGGCGCCGGTCGACGAGCTGCTCGCCGGGAAGAACCGGCACTATCTGGAGCTGGCGCGCGCTTCGACGGACGTGTTCCCCGAGATGCGGAAGTTCGTGGAGCGGCTGCACACGGCCGGGGTGCCGATGGCGGTGGCCTCCGGCTCCTCCCGCGCCGCCATTGAGGCCGTGCTCGCCGGCACCGGACTCGACGCGTTCATCCCCACGATCGTCTCCGCCGAGGAGGTCGCGCAGGGCAAGCCGGAGCCCGACGTGTTCGTGGAGGCCGCGCGCCGTCTGGGTGCCTCGCCCGCCGACTGTGTGGTGCTGGAGGACGCGCCTCCGGGAGCGGCGGCGGCGCACGCGGCCGGCATGCGCTGCGTCGCCGTTCCGTATGTGCCCGGGACGGCCGGCGACCCGGCGTTCCTGGCGGCGGGGCTGCTGTTCGCGGGCGGGCAGAGCGAGTTCACGGCGCAGGCCGCGTACGACTGGCTCGTTGTGGCTGAGCCTTCCTCCTGA
- a CDS encoding N-acetylglucosamine kinase, translating into MRRVLGVDSGGSGLRAALAEAGNPGKADTEVSREPVRTGAAGIEAGHLLDQLLPMVRTLLDRAGGGTVSAVAIGAAGMATLGGELRAELPAALASSLGVRRLALAADAVTAYAGALGQQPGAVVAAGTGMIALGTDLTDWHRADGWGHLLGDCGGGAWIGRAGLEAALRAHDGRRGGSAALLARMESVFGPAPELPGLLYPRADRPAVLASFAPEVARCAADGDEVAADVLARAAGHIAEAAAAVCPPADEMPEGCEVALTGGLFKLGDPLLVPLRAELAGQLPYARPVSAAGDPLAGALLLAAALATDTLRLPRHPALLYVPTEQDR; encoded by the coding sequence ATGCGCCGGGTTCTGGGGGTGGACTCCGGCGGTTCGGGCCTGCGGGCCGCGCTCGCGGAGGCCGGGAACCCGGGAAAGGCCGACACCGAGGTGTCGCGCGAGCCGGTACGCACCGGTGCCGCGGGCATCGAAGCCGGGCACTTGCTGGACCAGCTGCTACCGATGGTGCGCACCCTCCTCGACCGGGCCGGAGGCGGCACCGTGTCCGCGGTCGCGATCGGCGCCGCCGGAATGGCGACGCTGGGCGGCGAGCTGCGCGCCGAACTCCCCGCCGCGCTCGCGAGTTCGCTGGGCGTACGGCGCCTGGCGCTCGCCGCCGACGCGGTCACCGCATACGCCGGGGCGCTCGGCCAACAGCCCGGAGCCGTCGTCGCGGCGGGCACCGGCATGATCGCGCTGGGCACCGATCTGACCGACTGGCACCGGGCGGACGGCTGGGGTCATCTGCTGGGCGACTGCGGCGGCGGTGCCTGGATCGGCCGGGCCGGTCTCGAGGCCGCGCTGCGCGCCCACGACGGGCGCAGGGGCGGCTCGGCCGCGCTGCTGGCGCGGATGGAGTCGGTGTTCGGTCCCGCGCCGGAGCTGCCGGGACTGCTCTATCCCCGCGCCGACCGGCCCGCAGTACTGGCCTCGTTCGCCCCGGAAGTCGCCCGCTGCGCGGCGGACGGCGACGAGGTGGCCGCGGACGTCCTCGCCCGTGCCGCGGGGCACATCGCGGAGGCGGCCGCGGCCGTGTGCCCGCCGGCCGACGAGATGCCCGAGGGCTGCGAAGTCGCCCTGACCGGAGGGCTGTTCAAGCTGGGCGACCCTCTTCTCGTACCGCTGAGGGCGGAGCTCGCCGGACAACTGCCGTACGCACGGCCGGTGTCGGCGGCCGGCGATCCGCTCGCCGGGGCACTGCTTCTCGCTGCCGCGCTCGCCACCGATACGCTGCGGCTGCCACGCCATCCGGCACTGCTGTACGTACCGACAGAGCAGGACAGGTAA
- a CDS encoding NADH:flavin oxidoreductase/NADH oxidase, whose protein sequence is MSALFQPYTLRSLTIPNRAWMAPMCQYSAEVFGPNAGVANDWHFAHYAARAAGGTGLILIEATAISPEGRISPADLGIWNDTQVEAFRRITSFLKGQGTTPGIQLAHAGRKASTDRPWKGGAPVGAEEHGWQPLGPSPLPFDEGHPVPTELTVAQIREITGQFADAARRALDAGFDIAEIHGAHGYLIGEFLSPHSNHRDDEYGGSFENRARFALEVVDAVRAVWPQELPLFFRISATDWLEEAGWTADDTVRFAALLKEHGVDLLDVSAGGNAARVRIPTGPGYQVPFAARVKAETGLPVAAVGMITEAEQAEKILSNGEADAVLLGRELLRNPFWARHAARELGGEIHVPQQYHRSL, encoded by the coding sequence CCGCGCCTGGATGGCGCCGATGTGCCAGTACTCGGCGGAGGTGTTCGGGCCGAACGCCGGCGTCGCGAACGACTGGCACTTCGCGCACTATGCCGCGCGTGCCGCCGGCGGTACGGGCCTGATCCTGATCGAGGCCACGGCCATCAGCCCCGAGGGCCGGATCAGCCCCGCCGACCTCGGCATCTGGAACGACACCCAGGTCGAGGCGTTCCGGCGGATCACCTCCTTCCTCAAGGGACAGGGCACCACCCCGGGCATCCAGCTGGCCCACGCCGGCCGCAAGGCGTCGACGGACCGCCCCTGGAAGGGCGGCGCGCCGGTGGGGGCCGAGGAGCACGGCTGGCAGCCGCTCGGCCCCAGCCCGCTCCCCTTCGACGAGGGACACCCCGTCCCCACCGAGCTGACAGTCGCTCAGATCCGGGAGATCACGGGTCAGTTCGCCGACGCCGCCCGCCGCGCCCTGGACGCCGGGTTCGACATCGCGGAGATCCACGGCGCGCACGGCTATCTGATCGGCGAATTCCTCTCCCCGCACAGCAATCACCGCGACGACGAGTACGGCGGCTCGTTCGAGAACCGCGCCCGCTTCGCTCTCGAGGTCGTCGACGCGGTGCGGGCCGTATGGCCCCAGGAGCTGCCGCTGTTCTTCCGTATCTCCGCCACCGACTGGCTGGAGGAGGCCGGCTGGACGGCGGACGACACGGTGCGCTTCGCCGCGCTGCTCAAGGAGCACGGCGTCGACCTGCTCGACGTCTCGGCCGGCGGCAACGCCGCGCGGGTCCGGATCCCGACCGGACCGGGCTACCAGGTGCCGTTCGCCGCGCGGGTCAAGGCGGAGACCGGCCTCCCGGTCGCCGCGGTCGGCATGATCACCGAGGCGGAGCAGGCCGAGAAGATCCTGTCGAACGGCGAGGCGGACGCGGTGCTGCTCGGCCGCGAGCTGCTGCGCAACCCGTTCTGGGCCCGGCACGCCGCCCGTGAGCTCGGCGGCGAGATCCATGTCCCGCAGCAGTACCACCGCTCCCTCTGA
- a CDS encoding nitric oxide synthase oxygenase produces the protein MRKFLLRALRRTGTRVEAHEWADAQAPDARCPVGHAEQPVAGPPASRRELVEEAEEFLRLHHREEEASGDLAARIAAVHAEIEATGTYRHTAAELVYGARVAWRNSNRCIGRLYWRSLQIRDRRHVDDADGVAREAAQHLREATNGGRIRPLITVFAPDAPDRPGPRIWNEQLVRYAGYAADHGSAVGDPRNAGITERAFQLGWPGGPGTHFDLLPLVIEDGDRKPRLFELPRDAVLEVELHHPEQSWYGGLGLRWHAVPAIANMCLEIGGICYPAAPFNGWYMGTEIGARNLADTDRYNLLPRIAEKLGLDTSSDRSLWKDRALVELNRAVLHSFDRAGVTVSDHHTESRRFLTHMDREQSRGRGVGADWSWIVPPISGSATPVFHRTYDPTQWRPAYVHHPEAMARARGEGCV, from the coding sequence ATGCGGAAGTTTTTGCTCAGAGCCCTGCGCCGGACCGGCACACGGGTGGAAGCACACGAGTGGGCGGACGCTCAGGCGCCCGACGCCCGCTGCCCGGTGGGCCACGCCGAGCAGCCGGTCGCGGGCCCGCCGGCGTCCCGCCGTGAACTGGTCGAGGAGGCGGAGGAGTTCCTCCGGCTCCATCACCGGGAGGAGGAGGCGAGCGGCGACTTGGCCGCCCGGATCGCCGCCGTACACGCGGAGATCGAGGCGACCGGCACCTACCGCCACACCGCCGCCGAACTCGTTTACGGCGCACGCGTCGCCTGGCGCAACAGCAACCGGTGCATCGGCCGGCTCTACTGGCGCTCCCTGCAGATACGCGACCGCAGACACGTCGACGACGCCGACGGCGTGGCGCGCGAGGCGGCACAGCACCTGAGGGAGGCCACCAACGGCGGCCGGATCCGCCCCCTGATCACCGTCTTCGCCCCCGACGCACCCGACCGTCCAGGACCGCGGATCTGGAACGAGCAGCTCGTACGGTACGCGGGCTACGCCGCCGACCACGGGTCCGCCGTCGGCGACCCGCGCAACGCGGGGATCACCGAACGCGCCTTCCAACTCGGCTGGCCCGGCGGCCCCGGCACGCACTTCGACCTGCTGCCCCTGGTGATCGAGGACGGGGACCGCAAACCGCGCTTGTTCGAGCTGCCGCGCGACGCCGTACTCGAAGTGGAGCTGCACCACCCCGAGCAGAGCTGGTACGGGGGTCTCGGCCTGCGCTGGCACGCCGTACCCGCGATCGCGAACATGTGCCTGGAGATCGGCGGGATCTGCTACCCCGCGGCCCCCTTCAACGGCTGGTACATGGGTACCGAGATCGGCGCCCGCAACCTCGCCGACACCGACCGCTACAACCTGCTGCCGCGTATCGCCGAGAAGTTGGGCCTGGACACCTCCAGCGACCGCTCGCTCTGGAAGGACCGGGCGCTGGTCGAGCTGAACCGCGCCGTACTGCACTCCTTCGACCGCGCCGGAGTCACCGTCAGCGACCACCACACCGAGTCGCGCCGCTTCCTCACACACATGGACCGCGAGCAGAGCCGGGGCCGAGGTGTGGGCGCCGACTGGTCGTGGATCGTGCCGCCGATATCGGGCTCCGCGACACCCGTCTTCCACCGGACGTACGACCCGACCCAGTGGCGCCCCGCCTATGTCCACCACCCCGAGGCGATGGCACGCGCCCGGGGCGAAGGGTGCGTGTGA
- a CDS encoding uracil-DNA glycosylase, which produces MAARPLKEIVEPGWADALAPVAERVAAMGDFLRAEIAAGRTYLPAGPNVLRAFQQPFDEVRVLIVGQDPYPTPGHAVGLSFSVAPDVRPVPGSLDNIFREMHADLGHPRPSNGDLTPWTGQGVLLLNRALTTAPRKPAAHRGKGWEEVTEQAIRALAARGKPLVSVLWGRDARNLRPLLGDLPAIESSHPSPMSADRGFFGSRPFSRTNELLERQGAQPVEWRLP; this is translated from the coding sequence GTGGCAGCACGACCGTTGAAAGAAATCGTCGAGCCCGGGTGGGCCGATGCGCTCGCCCCCGTGGCCGAACGCGTCGCCGCGATGGGCGACTTCCTGCGCGCCGAGATCGCCGCCGGGCGCACCTATCTGCCGGCCGGACCGAATGTGCTGCGCGCGTTCCAGCAGCCGTTCGACGAGGTGCGTGTCCTGATCGTCGGTCAGGATCCGTATCCCACGCCGGGGCATGCCGTGGGGCTGAGCTTCTCGGTGGCGCCCGACGTGCGGCCGGTGCCCGGCAGCCTGGACAACATCTTCCGGGAGATGCACGCGGACCTGGGGCACCCCCGTCCTTCCAACGGGGATCTCACGCCGTGGACCGGACAGGGGGTGCTGCTGCTCAACAGGGCGCTCACCACCGCGCCCCGAAAACCCGCCGCGCACCGCGGCAAGGGCTGGGAGGAGGTGACCGAGCAGGCCATCCGGGCTCTCGCCGCGCGCGGCAAGCCCCTGGTGTCCGTGCTGTGGGGGCGTGATGCCCGCAATCTGCGGCCGCTGCTCGGCGATCTTCCGGCGATCGAGTCCTCGCATCCCTCCCCCATGTCCGCGGACCGCGGGTTCTTCGGCTCGCGCCCGTTCAGCCGGACCAATGAGCTGCTGGAGCGCCAGGGGGCGCAGCCGGTGGAGTGGCGACTTCCGTGA
- a CDS encoding lactonase family protein, with translation MGDKGAGRAFIGSFTSAGGRGIIAAAVDGETGALTETGVSDAVADPSYLALAVASGGTVLYTVSETAEGAVAAFDVAGASPRPIGARVPVCGAGPTHLALASGHLVTANYGSGSVSVLPVGADGEPGEASGVLQHEGAGPHPDRQRGPHAHQVLPDPTGHWVLSVDLGTDSVRICALHPATGELTQHRETALRPGTGPRHLAFHPAGSHAYVLNELEPTLTVCRWDADTGVLEPVAETPVLPEGAAGPSYPSEVVVSHDGRHLWAANRGHDSIAVIALDETRERAELVTTVPCGGHWPRDLALDPSGRRLYAANERSGDVTWFDIDQETGVPRRAGSIDVPAASCVVFA, from the coding sequence ATGGGCGACAAGGGCGCAGGGCGGGCATTCATCGGGTCGTTCACCTCGGCAGGCGGCCGCGGGATAATCGCGGCCGCCGTGGACGGGGAGACCGGTGCGCTGACCGAGACAGGGGTGAGCGACGCCGTCGCCGACCCGTCGTATCTGGCCCTTGCTGTCGCGTCCGGCGGCACGGTCCTCTACACCGTCTCGGAGACGGCCGAAGGCGCGGTGGCGGCGTTCGACGTGGCCGGCGCATCACCGCGGCCGATCGGCGCGCGCGTGCCGGTGTGCGGCGCGGGACCCACGCATCTCGCGCTCGCCTCGGGCCATCTGGTCACCGCCAACTACGGCTCCGGCAGCGTCAGCGTGCTCCCCGTCGGGGCCGACGGCGAGCCGGGCGAGGCCAGCGGCGTACTGCAGCACGAAGGTGCCGGACCCCATCCGGACCGCCAGCGCGGACCGCACGCGCATCAGGTACTGCCCGATCCGACCGGACACTGGGTGCTCAGCGTCGACCTCGGCACCGATTCCGTACGGATCTGCGCGCTGCATCCCGCGACGGGCGAGCTGACACAGCACCGCGAGACCGCGCTGCGCCCCGGGACAGGGCCGCGCCACCTCGCCTTCCACCCGGCGGGCAGCCACGCCTATGTGCTGAACGAGCTCGAGCCGACCCTGACCGTCTGCCGCTGGGACGCCGACACGGGCGTCCTGGAGCCGGTCGCCGAGACGCCGGTACTGCCGGAGGGAGCGGCCGGGCCGAGCTACCCGTCCGAGGTGGTCGTCTCGCACGACGGCCGCCACCTGTGGGCCGCCAACCGCGGCCACGACAGCATCGCCGTCATCGCGCTCGACGAGACACGCGAGCGGGCGGAGCTGGTCACCACGGTGCCGTGCGGCGGCCACTGGCCGCGCGATCTGGCCCTGGACCCGTCGGGGCGCAGGCTGTACGCGGCCAATGAGCGCTCCGGGGACGTCACCTGGTTCGACATCGACCAGGAGACGGGCGTGCCGCGCAGGGCGGGCTCCATCGATGTTCCCGCAGCCTCCTGCGTGGTCTTCGCCTAG
- a CDS encoding FUSC family protein: MFVAPDPGRLRLRVSARAVLGVSLAVAAAELAGLSLVASITGGLAALLALFTVGDPTVRRQAVTTALLPAAGFPVLALATTLHGLPPLRAAAWLAVVFCGVYARRWGPRGHALGIFAFMMFFVTQFLHAVPAQLPELYGAVALALAATSAVRFGLWCIERRMPPPAAPAPLPGRGLARPTTRQAFQATVACGVAIAAGLLISPDRWYWAVGTAWWIFVNTASRGETLVRGFRRVVGTVTGIAAGLLIAIPIAGAPAPTAALVAVCVFGIFYTAAPSYSWMMFFVTVMAGLLYGLLGVLHPGLLLLRFQETAVGALGAALGVALILPVSTHGATDAWIRRALHCVHGCTTTAARRLAGDEQADPAPLAAELELLLGRVRHSLAPLVHPLSPLRARKARARQVIGLLDDCARAVRGLATVAADPDASHDARLAAACARVEAAVHALVPPVTGQAKAHIVSVPAPRHHPGAEAALTHLHGLERALEDLAAPLCTSPRAPLVPA, from the coding sequence ATGTTCGTCGCCCCCGATCCGGGGCGTCTGCGGCTGCGTGTCTCCGCGCGCGCCGTGCTCGGCGTCAGTCTCGCGGTGGCCGCGGCCGAGCTGGCCGGGCTCTCCCTCGTCGCCTCGATCACCGGAGGACTCGCCGCGCTCCTCGCGCTGTTCACCGTCGGGGACCCGACCGTGCGCCGCCAGGCCGTCACCACCGCCCTGCTGCCCGCCGCGGGCTTCCCCGTACTCGCCCTCGCGACCACCCTGCACGGGCTCCCGCCGCTTCGCGCCGCTGCCTGGCTCGCCGTGGTCTTCTGCGGTGTCTACGCCAGGCGCTGGGGCCCGCGCGGACATGCGCTGGGGATCTTCGCGTTCATGATGTTCTTCGTCACCCAGTTCCTGCACGCGGTCCCGGCCCAGCTGCCTGAGCTGTACGGCGCGGTGGCACTCGCGCTGGCCGCGACATCGGCCGTCCGCTTCGGCCTGTGGTGCATCGAGCGGCGTATGCCCCCGCCCGCCGCGCCGGCCCCGCTCCCCGGCCGCGGACTCGCCCGCCCCACCACTCGCCAGGCGTTCCAGGCGACCGTGGCCTGTGGCGTCGCGATCGCCGCCGGACTGCTGATCTCCCCCGACCGCTGGTACTGGGCCGTCGGGACCGCCTGGTGGATCTTCGTCAACACGGCATCGCGCGGCGAGACCCTGGTCCGCGGTTTCCGCCGGGTCGTCGGTACGGTCACGGGCATCGCCGCCGGGCTGCTGATCGCGATCCCCATCGCCGGCGCGCCCGCCCCCACCGCGGCCCTGGTCGCCGTCTGCGTCTTCGGCATCTTCTACACGGCCGCGCCCTCGTACAGCTGGATGATGTTCTTCGTCACCGTCATGGCCGGTCTGCTGTACGGGCTCCTCGGGGTCCTGCACCCCGGTCTGCTGCTCCTCCGCTTCCAGGAGACGGCGGTCGGCGCGCTCGGCGCCGCCCTCGGCGTCGCGCTGATCCTGCCCGTCAGCACCCATGGCGCGACCGACGCCTGGATCCGCCGCGCGCTGCACTGCGTGCACGGCTGCACCACCACGGCCGCGCGCCGGCTGGCGGGCGACGAGCAGGCCGATCCGGCGCCGCTCGCCGCCGAGCTGGAGCTGCTGCTCGGCCGGGTACGCCACTCCCTCGCCCCGCTCGTCCACCCGCTCAGCCCGCTGCGGGCCCGCAAGGCGCGCGCCCGCCAGGTGATCGGGCTGCTCGACGACTGCGCGCGTGCGGTGCGCGGCCTCGCCACCGTCGCCGCCGACCCGGACGCTTCCCACGACGCGCGGCTGGCCGCCGCCTGCGCCCGGGTCGAAGCGGCTGTGCATGCGCTGGTGCCGCCCGTCACCGGGCAGGCGAAGGCCCACATCGTCTCCGTACCGGCCCCGCGGCATCATCCAGGGGCCGAGGCCGCCCTCACGCATCTGCACGGGCTGGAGAGGGCGCTCGAGGACCTTGCCGCGCCCCTGTGTACCTCCCCGCGCGCCCCCCTCGTGCCCGCCTGA
- a CDS encoding WD40/YVTN/BNR-like repeat-containing protein, translated as MADVLLTVGTRKGLFIGRRRGGAWEFDGPHFNAQAVYSIGIDTRRSVPRLLVGGDSAHWGPSVFHSDDLGGTWAEPAKPAVKFPKDTGTSLERVWQLHPAGPAAPDVVYAGTEPAALFRSEDGGETFELVRPLWEHPTRSKWVPGGGGEAVHTVVTDRRDPEAVTVAVSTAGVFRSRDGGASWAPSNQGVSAVFLPDPNPEFGQCVHKIAQDAGDLDRLYLQNHWGVYRSDDAGAKWTDIGAGLPSDFGFAVAAHPHRPDTAYVFPITADGDRVPAGRRCRVYRTSDAGGSWEALSAGLPEGDHFGTVLRDALCTDDADPAGVYFGNRNGELYASADDGDSWQLLASHLPDVLCVRAAAMG; from the coding sequence ATGGCCGATGTACTACTGACCGTAGGTACTCGCAAAGGGCTCTTCATCGGCCGCAGGCGCGGCGGCGCGTGGGAGTTCGACGGCCCGCACTTCAATGCGCAGGCCGTCTACTCGATCGGGATCGATACGCGCAGGTCGGTGCCCCGCCTCCTGGTCGGCGGCGACAGCGCGCACTGGGGCCCCTCGGTGTTCCACTCCGACGACCTGGGCGGGACCTGGGCCGAGCCGGCGAAGCCGGCGGTGAAGTTCCCCAAGGACACGGGGACGTCCCTGGAGCGGGTCTGGCAGTTGCATCCGGCCGGTCCCGCCGCCCCGGACGTGGTGTACGCGGGCACGGAGCCGGCGGCGCTGTTCCGCTCGGAGGACGGCGGCGAGACCTTCGAGCTCGTACGGCCCCTGTGGGAGCATCCGACCCGCTCGAAGTGGGTCCCGGGTGGCGGTGGCGAAGCCGTGCACACGGTGGTGACCGACCGCCGTGACCCGGAGGCCGTGACGGTCGCGGTGTCGACGGCCGGGGTGTTCCGCTCGCGGGACGGCGGAGCGAGCTGGGCGCCGTCCAACCAGGGGGTCTCCGCGGTCTTCCTGCCGGACCCCAACCCGGAGTTCGGGCAGTGCGTCCACAAGATCGCACAGGACGCGGGCGATCTGGACCGGCTGTATCTGCAGAACCACTGGGGTGTGTACCGCAGCGACGACGCGGGCGCCAAGTGGACCGACATCGGCGCGGGTCTGCCGTCCGACTTCGGCTTCGCGGTGGCTGCGCACCCGCACCGCCCCGACACCGCCTATGTCTTCCCGATCACGGCGGACGGGGACCGCGTCCCGGCCGGGCGTCGCTGTCGCGTCTACCGTACGAGCGACGCGGGCGGCAGCTGGGAGGCACTGTCGGCCGGACTCCCCGAGGGGGATCACTTCGGGACGGTGCTGCGGGACGCCCTGTGCACGGACGACGCGGATCCGGCCGGTGTCTACTTCGGCAATCGCAACGGCGAGTTGTACGCGAGCGCGGACGACGGGGACAGCTGGCAGCTGCTCGCCTCCCATCTGCCGGATGTGCTCTGTGTGCGGGCAGCGGCCATGGGTTGA
- a CDS encoding sirohydrochlorin chelatase, translating into MSTPTGPASGLPVRMPRPRQSGRHRRPEPVAAPEGAPALVLAVPGAPAPATRSLAEEVISIARSELPGLEVAIGYLDGDDTEYPTLERVLAHTAAKRVERYEIAKAAGREVAAPEGPAAVVVPLLAGPDNALMRRIRQAVMDSRASAELTDVLGPHPLLAEALHVRLSEAGLARADRARLFTVATAADGIILATVGGDEAVQAAGITGMLLAARLAVPVMAAALDQEGAIGAIADQLRGSGSVNLALAPYLVGPELPEGLLDAAAKEAGCAAAEPLGPYPAIGKLVLSQYTTALGIAPQPQGSPSL; encoded by the coding sequence ATGAGCACCCCCACTGGGCCGGCATCCGGCCTGCCTGTACGAATGCCGCGACCCCGCCAGTCCGGGCGGCACCGCCGCCCGGAACCCGTGGCGGCTCCTGAGGGCGCGCCCGCGCTCGTGCTCGCCGTGCCGGGCGCTCCCGCGCCGGCCACGCGCAGCCTGGCCGAAGAGGTCATAAGCATCGCTCGTTCCGAGCTGCCCGGCCTCGAGGTCGCCATCGGCTACCTCGACGGCGACGACACCGAGTACCCCACGCTCGAGCGTGTCCTCGCGCACACCGCCGCCAAGCGTGTCGAGCGGTACGAGATCGCCAAGGCCGCCGGCCGTGAAGTGGCCGCGCCCGAGGGCCCCGCCGCCGTCGTGGTGCCGCTCCTCGCGGGACCGGACAACGCCCTGATGCGCCGCATCCGTCAGGCCGTCATGGACAGCCGCGCCAGCGCCGAGCTGACCGACGTCCTCGGCCCGCACCCGCTGCTCGCCGAGGCCCTGCACGTCAGGCTCTCGGAGGCCGGTCTGGCGCGCGCCGACCGCGCCCGGCTGTTCACCGTGGCCACGGCCGCCGACGGCATCATCCTGGCCACGGTCGGCGGCGATGAGGCCGTCCAGGCCGCCGGGATCACCGGAATGCTGCTGGCCGCGCGGCTCGCGGTGCCGGTGATGGCCGCCGCGCTCGACCAGGAGGGCGCGATCGGCGCGATCGCCGACCAGCTGCGCGGCTCCGGCTCGGTGAACCTCGCCCTGGCCCCGTACCTCGTGGGCCCCGAGCTGCCCGAGGGTCTGCTCGACGCCGCCGCGAAGGAGGCGGGCTGCGCCGCCGCCGAGCCGCTCGGCCCCTACCCGGCGATCGGCAAGCTCGTGCTGTCGCAGTACACGACCGCGCTGGGCATCGCCCCGCAGCCGCAGGGGTCGCCGTCTCTCTGA
- a CDS encoding Lrp/AsnC family transcriptional regulator → MTVDALDTRILRLLIEQPRTSVREYARILGIARGTLQARIDRLERDGVITGTGPYLSLAALGHPVLAFVHIEVTQGHLDEVGDALAALPEIIEAFSITGGGDLLTRVAARDNGHLEDVIQRLIQLPGVVRTRTEMALRERVPHRLLPLVESVGRAAGTSR, encoded by the coding sequence ATGACAGTGGACGCACTGGACACCCGGATCCTGCGGCTGCTGATCGAGCAGCCGCGCACCAGCGTGCGCGAGTACGCCCGGATCCTCGGCATCGCCCGCGGCACCCTGCAGGCCAGGATCGACCGCCTGGAGCGGGACGGCGTGATCACCGGCACCGGTCCGTACCTCTCCCTCGCCGCCCTCGGTCATCCGGTGCTCGCCTTCGTCCATATCGAGGTCACCCAGGGACATCTGGACGAGGTCGGAGACGCGCTCGCCGCGCTGCCCGAGATCATCGAGGCGTTCTCGATCACCGGCGGCGGAGATCTGCTGACCCGGGTCGCCGCGCGGGACAACGGACATCTCGAGGACGTCATCCAGCGGCTGATCCAGCTGCCCGGTGTGGTGCGTACGCGTACCGAGATGGCCTTGCGCGAGCGGGTGCCGCACCGGCTGCTGCCGCTGGTCGAGTCGGTGGGCAGGGCCGCCGGTACCTCACGGTGA